In one window of Bos mutus isolate GX-2022 chromosome 13, NWIPB_WYAK_1.1, whole genome shotgun sequence DNA:
- the ZEB1 gene encoding zinc finger E-box-binding homeobox 1 isoform X6, which produces MTSHKSGREQRHVTQSGGNRKFKCTECGKAFKYKHHLKEHLRIHSGEKPYECPNCKKRFSHSGSYSSHISSKKCISLMPVNGRPRTGLKTSQCSSPSLSASPGSPTRPQMRQKIENKPLQEQLPVNQIKTEPVDYEFKPIVVASGINCSAPLQNGVFSGGGPLQATSSPQGVVQAVVLPTVGLVSPISINLSDIQNVLKVAVDGNVIRQVLENNQANLASKEQETINASSIQQGGHSVISAISLPLVDQDGTTKIIINYSLEQPSQLQVVPQNLKKETPVPTNNCKSEKLPEDLTVKSEKDKSFEGGGNDSTCLLCDDCPGDLNALPELKHYDLKQPAQPPPPPTPEAAKPEASASSGSGDGSLSPSQPPLKNLLSLLKAYYALNAQPSAEELSKIADSVNLPLDVVKKWFEKMQAGQISVQSSEPSSPEPGKANTPAKSDDQPQAADADEAQDSTGNRQSPLKRASSPVLPGGSAVNGSRSSASSPSPLNLSSSRSAQGYSYPTEGAQEEPQVEPLDLSLPKQQGELLERPTITSVYQNSVYSVQEEPLNLSCAKKEPQKDSCVTDSEPVVNVIPPSANPINIAIPTVTAQLPTIVAIADQNSVPCLRALAANKQTILIPQVAYTYSTAVSPAVQETPLKVIQPSGNQDERQDTSSEGVSNVEDQNDSDSTPPKKKMRKTENGMYACDLCDKIFQKSSSLLRHKYEHTGKRPHECGICKKAFKHKHHLIEHMRLHSGEKPYQCDKCGKRFSHSGSYSQHMNHRYSYCKREAEEREPPEPGAVGPGVPPEQHAGQGDSDERESSTREEDEDSEKEEEEEEEERELEELEEEKGSGAARGAEEVEEEVEDGEEEMDDEEDEDEEAEDDGERAETEGVGQGAGAGGQAHSLEHKVSEGSEQVSEEKTNEA; this is translated from the exons AGACATGTGACGCAGTCTGGGGGTAATCGTAAATTCAAGTGCACTGAATGTGGAAAAGCTTTCAAATACAAACACCATCTAAAAGAGCACTTAAGAATCCACAGtg gagAGAAGCCATATGAATGCCCAAACTGCAAGAAACGTTTTTCCCATTCTGGTTCCTACAGCTCACACATAAGCAGTAAGAAATGTATCAGCCTGATGCCTGTGAACGGGCGACCAAGAACAGGGCTCAAGACCTCGCAGTGCTCCTCACCCTCGCTCTCGGCCTCTCCAGGCAGCCCCACGCGACCACAGATGCGGCAGAAGATAGAGAACAAGCCCCTGCAGGAGCAGCTCCCCGTAAACCAGATTAAAACTGAACCTGTGGATTATGAGTTCAAACCCATAGTGGTTGCTTCAGGAATCAACTGTTCAGCCCCTCTACAGAACGGGGTTTTCAGTGGTGGTGGCCCCTTACAGGCAACCAGTTCTCCTCAGGGTGTGGTGCAGGCCGTCGTTCTGCCAACGGTGGGTTTGGTGTCCCCCATCAGTATCAATTTAAGTGATATTCAGAATGTACTTAAAGTGGCGGTAGATGGTAACGTCATCAGGCAAGTTTTGGAGAATAATCAAGCCAATCTTGCGTCCAAAGAACAAGAAACAATCAATGCTTCATCCATCCAGCAAGGCGGCCATTCTGTTATTTCAGCCATCAGTCTTCCTCTGGTTGATCAAGATGGAACAACCAAAATCATCATTAACTACAGTCTTGAACAACCTAGCCAACTTCAAGTTGTtcctcagaatttaaaaaaagaaaccccagTCCCCACCAACAATTGCAAAAGCGAAAAGTTACCAGAAGATCTTACTGTCAAGTCTGAGAAGGACAAAAGCTTTGAAGGGGGAGGGAACGACAGCACGTGCCTCCTGTGTGACGACTGTCCCGGGGACCTCAATGCACTTCCGGAGCTAAAGCACTATGACCTGAAGCAGCCCGCCCAGCCCCCTCCGCCCCCTACCCCAGAAGCTGCCAAGCCCGAGGCCTCCGCTTCATCGGGGTCCGGAGATGGCAGTTTGTCTCCCAGTCAGCCACCTTTAAAGAACCTCTTGTCTCTTCTGAAAGCATATTATGCTTTGAACGCACAACCAAGTGCAGAAGAGCTCTCAAAAATTGCCGATTCCGTGAACCTACCACTGGATGTAGTGAAAAAGTGGTTTGAAAAGATGCAAGCGGGACAGATCTCAGTGCAGTCTTCTGAACCATCTTCCCCGGAACCAGGCAAAGCCAACACCCCTGCCAAGAGCGACGATCAGCCTCAGGCTGCAGATGCAGATGAAGCCcaggacagcacagggaaccgcCAGAGCCCTCTGAAGAGAGCTAGCTCTCCCGTCTTACCAGGGGGCTCGGCCGTCAATGGTTCCAGAAGCAgcgcctcctccccttcccccttgaaCCTCTCTTCCTCCAGAAGCGCACAGGGTTACTCATACCCAACAGAAGGGGCGCAGGAAGAGCCGCAGGTCGAACCTCTTGATCTTTCACTACCAAAGCAGCAGGGCGAGTTATTGGAAAGGCCAACTATCACTAGTGTTTACCAGAACAGTGTTTATTCTGTCCAGGAAGAACCCTTGAACTTGTCTTGTGCAAAAAAGGAGCCACAAAAGGACAGTTGTGTTACAGACTCAGAACCAGTTGTAAATGTAATCCCACCAAGTGCCAACCCCATAAATATTGCTATACCTACCGTCACTGCCCAGTTACCCACGATCGTGGCCATCGCTGACCAGAACAGTGTTCCGTGCTTGCGAGCACTGGCTGCCAACAAGCAGACCATCCTGATCCCCCAGGTTGCCTACACATACTCGACTGCAGTCAGCCCGGCGGTCCAGGAAACACCCTTGAAGGTGATCCAGCCCAGTGGAAATcag GATGAAAGGCAAGACACTAGCTCAGAAGGAGTATCCAACGTAGAGGATCAGAACGACTCCGATTCCAcgccccccaaaaagaaaatgcGGAAGACAGAAAACGGAATGTATGCTTGTGATTTGTGTGATAAGATATTCCAAAAGAGTAGCTCACTGTTGAGACATAAATACGAACACACAG GTAAAAGGCCCCACGAGTGTGGCATCTGCAAAAAGGCGTTTAAACACAAGCATCACCTGATCGAGCACATGCGCCTGCACTCCGGGGAGAAGCCCTACCAGTGCGACAAGTGCGGGAAGCGCTTCTCCCACTCGGGCTCCTACTCCCAACACATGAACCACCGCTACTCCTACTGCAAGAGGGAGGCCGAGGAACGGGAGCCCCCTGAGCCGGGGGCCGTAGGCCCAGGGGTCCCGCCCGAGCAGCATGCGGGGCAGGGCGACTCGGACGAGAGGGAGAGCTCGACGCGGGAGGAGGATGAGGACAgcgaaaaggaggaggaagaggaggaggaggagcgggagctggaggagctggaggaggagaagggaagtggAGCGGCGCGAGGGgcggaggaggtggaggaggaggtggaggacgGAGAGGAGGAGATGGACGACGAGGAGGACGAGGACGAGGAGGCGGAGGATGACGGGGAGAGAGCAGAAACGGAAGgtgtggggcagggggcgggggctggAGGCCAGGCCCACAGCTTAGAACACAAAGTCAGTGAGGGCAGCGAGCAGGTGTCcgaagagaaaacaaatgaagcCTAA